In Anomaloglossus baeobatrachus isolate aAnoBae1 chromosome 2, aAnoBae1.hap1, whole genome shotgun sequence, the DNA window AAAATAAGGACCCCCAACACATTCGACAACCTAGACAAGCCCCTTTAAAGTTTCATTCTCACCTTCATACTGCACTCCAGTATTTCACAATTCTGTAATCTGCTTTGTatgtgaaaaaaaggaaaaaactcaCAACAAATCAGTAATGGGTGGGATGGCCTTCACAAACTTGCCACCCTTTAAGTAGATTCATACATTATGCTCAAAATTGAAGTTGCCAAATGTTTATATAATAATTTCCTCTTGAATGGGTTTGAGCACATGAAGTTCTTCTGTTAAGTGGTTCTTCTCTTGACACATATCAGGTTGAATGTCTTCACTGGGACAGAGGCATCTCTCCCCTGAACATCTACATGGGTGATACCAGCAAAATATAGATCCTCCAATGAAGAAGAGCATCACCGTTGGCCACGCGAGCATGACCGCCTCGCCAATTTCCTCTCTTTGGATAATTTTGCATTCGGAGAAACAAACATTTTTCATGATGTTAAAAGCAATTAATAATGAAGGTGCAAGAACAAGAATTCCAGCCATGATGAAGTTGATGCCCGCCAGAAGAAGACAGCAGCTACGGCTCCTTTCACTTATAGTGCAAAAGTTACTGAACAGCATGCCGATTAGGGAATTTACAGAGCCCAAAATTGCCGCCATCACAGCAAAGGACATCAAAATTCTTGAAACCTTTATATCTGGAGTCATCGACCCCACTATGTTGGAATAGGGTTGACAAGACATTGGGAGATTGTTTTGTCTCGAGCAGGTCATCCAAAGTCCATCCCAACGGCCCAACCAGTGACCATCGATACGCCTGCCATAAGAGCTGCTCTCGGCTATGATGGCCACTCTCCAGTATGGTAGTCCATAGACGACAAATGTCAGTATGGTGGCCACATTTCCCAATATCACAGCAATGGTCTGAACTATGCAGCTGACCATGTTGTCTTCTAAAAGTAGTTCTACGAGTAGAATATCCAGATGTTTTATATCTTTACCAGACGGAGGCACCTTTTCTGGTTCTCGGTTCACTTGTTTAGCCTTCAGGATCCGATTTAGAAATGTTCATCAGTAGAAGGTACAGGTGAATTTATCTTTGCCTGGGCACGTGCATCAACATCAACTTCTGTTTTCCATTGTTACCTAATAGGGTGTTACATATCCTGGATGTCTACACAGGTATCAAAGCGCCGACTCAGCCCATCGACACCTCAGGCTACACTAATCTGCTGCTCGAAACAAATGGAAAGCAGATGTTC includes these proteins:
- the LOC142286511 gene encoding claudin-8-like yields the protein MVSCIVQTIAVILGNVATILTFVVYGLPYWRVAIIAESSSYGRRIDGHWLGRWDGLWMTCSRQNNLPMSCQPYSNIVGSMTPDIKVSRILMSFAVMAAILGSVNSLIGMLFSNFCTISERSRSCCLLLAGINFIMAGILVLAPSLLIAFNIMKNVCFSECKIIQREEIGEAVMLAWPTVMLFFIGGSIFCWYHPCRCSGERCLCPSEDIQPDMCQEKNHLTEELHVLKPIQEEIII